A genomic window from Sulfurospirillum diekertiae includes:
- a CDS encoding FIST N-terminal domain-containing protein, protein MKTYNFCYEIGSLPSIIDFSLFVNEKNVLVQLFCGHGKEVLKYTSDVILSHLPNAICIGTTTDGEIYGESITTFRTIISISIFEHTFIKTAYAQDDDSFQCGMKLASDLITPNTKLLILFSDGTHMNAEEFLKGVETFDSTVPVCGGMAGDNGKFEQTYISSQHTLISEGVVGVSLNSDILQVATNYKFDWKPIGLTHTLTKVQNNRVYMIDDMKATDFYDKYLGGNFSQTEFPLILEKNSVTMVRAVIAKHEDGSLSYSGNLNEGDQVRIGFGDAESLMKDPIESLENLQSINTETFFIFSCMARRRFMPFLIKLGIGSFARTATTSGFYTYSEFYHHDGHNKLLNQTLTVVALSESEKSPLSAPHTNTDMNKKDTSYFRTFKTIESLTHLIEQSARDYEEQSKRLEEQMNYSENLLASHRQFLRYTVHEMNSPLSVIMGNIELHEMEFGKSVYLENIEVAAKSIFSMYDDLSYLVKKDHIHYMKQRIDLVDYVRSRIDFFAQVADKAKSMFLFESNLSEIYIFFNETKLQRIIDNNLTNAIKYTFENEQIIVSLHQEHDNCHFFIASHSRKIQEPEKIFEEYYREEQSQEGFGLGLNLVRRICKEENVKITLHSSENITSFSYQFKVLNT, encoded by the coding sequence ATGAAAACCTATAATTTTTGTTATGAAATAGGCTCTCTGCCAAGTATTATAGATTTTTCACTCTTTGTCAATGAAAAGAATGTTTTAGTGCAACTATTTTGTGGTCACGGTAAAGAAGTATTAAAGTATACCAGTGATGTTATCCTCAGCCATCTTCCAAACGCCATTTGTATAGGAACGACCACGGATGGAGAAATATACGGCGAGTCTATCACAACATTCCGAACCATTATCTCTATTAGTATTTTTGAGCATACCTTTATCAAGACAGCCTATGCACAAGATGATGATTCATTTCAATGCGGTATGAAATTAGCATCGGATTTGATAACACCCAATACAAAATTACTGATTCTTTTTTCTGATGGTACCCATATGAATGCCGAAGAGTTTTTAAAAGGTGTAGAGACCTTCGATTCAACGGTTCCTGTTTGTGGAGGTATGGCAGGAGATAATGGGAAATTTGAACAAACCTATATTTCATCTCAACATACGCTCATCAGTGAAGGCGTAGTGGGAGTCTCTCTAAATTCCGATATTCTTCAAGTCGCAACAAACTATAAATTTGATTGGAAACCCATAGGACTAACACATACGCTTACCAAGGTTCAAAATAACAGAGTTTACATGATCGATGATATGAAAGCGACTGATTTTTATGACAAATACCTCGGTGGTAATTTTTCACAAACAGAATTTCCCCTTATTCTTGAAAAAAATAGCGTTACGATGGTAAGAGCTGTCATAGCGAAGCATGAAGATGGAAGCCTGAGTTACAGTGGAAATCTCAATGAAGGAGATCAAGTCAGGATTGGTTTTGGCGATGCTGAATCTTTAATGAAAGACCCTATAGAATCCTTAGAAAATTTACAATCGATCAACACAGAAACCTTTTTTATCTTCTCCTGTATGGCACGACGAAGATTTATGCCATTTCTCATCAAATTAGGGATTGGGTCGTTTGCACGAACGGCAACAACTTCAGGATTTTACACCTACTCAGAATTTTATCATCATGATGGTCACAATAAACTTCTTAACCAAACACTGACCGTTGTTGCTTTAAGTGAATCAGAAAAAAGCCCTCTTTCTGCCCCACATACAAACACAGATATGAATAAGAAAGATACTTCTTATTTTAGAACGTTTAAAACGATTGAATCATTGACCCATTTAATTGAACAAAGTGCGCGTGATTACGAAGAGCAGTCCAAACGCTTAGAGGAGCAGATGAATTATTCTGAAAATCTTTTGGCGTCTCATAGACAATTTCTGCGTTATACCGTCCACGAGATGAACTCTCCACTTAGTGTGATCATGGGCAATATTGAACTGCATGAGATGGAATTTGGGAAAAGTGTTTATTTGGAAAATATCGAAGTTGCCGCTAAAAGTATTTTTTCAATGTATGATGATTTGAGTTATTTGGTTAAAAAAGACCATATTCACTATATGAAACAAAGGATTGATTTAGTCGATTATGTCCGCAGTCGCATTGATTTTTTTGCGCAAGTTGCCGACAAAGCAAAATCAATGTTTCTCTTTGAATCCAATTTAAGTGAGATATATATCTTTTTTAATGAGACAAAATTACAGCGTATCATCGATAACAACCTCACCAATGCTATTAAGTATACCTTTGAAAATGAACAGATTATTGTTTCATTGCATCAAGAGCATGATAATTGTCATTTTTTCATTGCATCGCACTCGCGCAAAATTCAAGAACCCGAGAAAATTTTTGAAGAATACTACCGGGAAGAACAATCCCAAGAAGGCTTTGGATTGGGGCTCAATCTCGTTAGAAGAATCTGTAAGGAAGAAAATGTGAAAATAACACTGCATTCAAGCGAAAATATAACATCCTTTTCATACCAATTTAAAGTGCTAAACACATGA
- a CDS encoding response regulator transcription factor: MKILLLEDDILLNESITKYLTAIGHVITSVRDGNICLQILENEKFDLLVFDINVPNVDGLTILETLHAQKKIMPVIFISTLIDIEDISRAFELGCYDYLKKPFHLKELNLRIDRISKTAKKDMHHKRLSPSYSFDCDTMTLYFHEEPQVLSKRQLQIIEFLTRNRGFVCGFDMFRENVWNDFDMDVDDATIRTEINRLKNNLKEDFIVNIRGIGYMIKVPSA; the protein is encoded by the coding sequence ATGAAAATTTTACTCTTAGAAGATGATATTCTCTTAAATGAATCTATCACAAAGTACCTTACAGCCATTGGTCATGTCATCACTTCCGTAAGAGATGGCAATATCTGTCTTCAAATTTTAGAAAATGAAAAATTTGACTTGCTTGTTTTTGATATCAACGTACCCAATGTTGATGGATTAACAATCTTAGAAACACTGCATGCACAAAAAAAAATAATGCCTGTTATTTTTATCTCAACGCTCATTGACATCGAAGATATATCACGAGCATTTGAACTTGGGTGTTACGATTATTTGAAAAAACCCTTTCATTTAAAAGAACTCAATCTAAGAATTGACAGAATTTCCAAAACCGCTAAAAAAGATATGCATCACAAAAGGCTCTCTCCTTCTTACAGTTTTGATTGTGACACGATGACACTTTATTTTCACGAAGAACCACAGGTTTTATCCAAACGACAACTTCAAATCATCGAATTTCTCACCCGCAATCGAGGATTTGTCTGTGGCTTTGATATGTTTAGAGAAAACGTATGGAATGATTTTGATATGGATGTCGATGATGCCACTATACGAACAGAAATCAACCGTTTAAAAAATAATTTGAAAGAAGATTTTATCGTCAATATTAGAGGCATCGGCTACATGATCAAAGTTCCTTCGGCGTAA
- a CDS encoding nucleoside deaminase: protein MDTFLEAAIEEAQKGLQEGGIPIGAVLVIDGKIVGRGHNRRVQKGSAILHAEMDCLENAGRLSARDYQRATLYSTLSPCDMCSGAILLYGIPKVVIGENQTFCGPEEYVKSRGVEVKVVNHPQCRELMEAFIYNNPKLWNEDIGV, encoded by the coding sequence ATGGATACGTTTTTAGAAGCAGCCATAGAAGAAGCCCAAAAAGGGTTACAAGAAGGTGGCATTCCGATTGGTGCCGTGCTTGTGATAGACGGTAAAATCGTAGGGCGTGGTCACAACCGAAGGGTTCAAAAAGGAAGTGCCATCTTGCATGCGGAGATGGACTGTTTGGAAAATGCAGGACGTTTGAGTGCTCGTGATTATCAAAGAGCCACGCTTTATTCGACGTTATCACCTTGCGATATGTGCAGTGGTGCCATTTTACTGTATGGAATTCCAAAAGTCGTTATTGGTGAAAACCAAACCTTTTGTGGACCAGAGGAGTACGTGAAATCCAGAGGTGTTGAAGTAAAAGTCGTCAATCACCCACAATGTCGTGAATTGATGGAAGCTTTTATCTACAATAACCCAAAACTTTGGAATGAAGATATTGGGGTGTAA
- a CDS encoding SIR2 family NAD-dependent protein deacylase, producing the protein MARVVIFSGAGISAESGLSTFRDTGGLWEKYRIEEICQAGCLSWNRENTLTFYDARREQLASVTPNTAHYAIAKLQERYPNDIAIITQNVDDLFERAGCKDVLHLHGFLPRLRCEKCGETELIGYAKQERDVTCKSCGGFLRPDIVFFGEAAPMYEHLYEAMEECQFLVIIGSSGNVVAMDHFALHVKVSILNNLEKSDAINERVYTKVLHQKATEAVEEIVGDVERFLQG; encoded by the coding sequence ATGGCACGGGTTGTTATTTTTTCAGGGGCAGGCATCAGTGCAGAGAGTGGGCTTTCTACTTTTCGCGACACGGGCGGACTGTGGGAAAAGTACCGCATCGAAGAGATTTGCCAAGCGGGGTGTCTGTCTTGGAATAGAGAAAATACCCTCACATTTTATGATGCAAGGCGCGAACAACTTGCCTCTGTCACACCCAATACCGCACACTACGCCATCGCCAAACTTCAAGAGCGATACCCCAATGACATCGCCATTATCACCCAAAATGTAGACGACCTTTTCGAGCGAGCAGGCTGCAAGGACGTTTTACACTTGCACGGCTTTTTGCCCAGACTCCGCTGTGAAAAGTGCGGTGAAACTGAACTTATCGGCTACGCCAAGCAAGAGCGAGACGTTACATGTAAAAGCTGTGGCGGCTTTCTACGCCCCGACATTGTCTTCTTCGGCGAAGCCGCCCCAATGTACGAACACCTCTATGAAGCGATGGAAGAGTGCCAGTTTTTAGTCATCATTGGTTCAAGTGGAAACGTCGTAGCGATGGACCATTTCGCTTTACATGTAAAGGTTTCCATTCTTAATAATTTAGAGAAAAGTGATGCGATTAATGAGCGGGTGTATACGAAAGTGTTGCATCAAAAAGCGACTGAGGCGGTGGAAGAGATAGTGGGGGATGTGGAGAGGTTCTTACAAGGGTGA
- a CDS encoding alpha/beta fold hydrolase — protein MKKTVGGLSVLLEGNQKNRAIIFLHGFPYDHTMWHAQIAALSETYYCVAYDIRGLGDSSVGDGQFTMESFVDDLELMIGDLKDEKPPILCAFSMGGYIALRALERMENKFSALILCDTAAHADNNDTKLRRSDAIKRINAKGLTSFSKHFIAQCYSDTYKKEHKELVDKRITKSMKFNSIGVKGCVFAMLTRNDMTEFLPSIKIPTLLLCGEHDTLTPSSGMQTMAKQIEGSEFVLIKNAAHMSVVENPEESNDAIKAFLAKL, from the coding sequence ATGAAAAAAACAGTTGGCGGGTTATCGGTTTTATTGGAAGGCAATCAAAAAAATAGAGCAATCATTTTTTTACACGGTTTTCCGTATGACCACACGATGTGGCACGCCCAAATAGCGGCTCTTAGTGAAACCTACTACTGTGTGGCGTACGACATACGTGGGCTTGGCGACTCATCTGTTGGTGATGGGCAGTTTACGATGGAGTCATTTGTGGATGATCTTGAGTTGATGATTGGCGACCTAAAAGATGAAAAACCGCCTATTTTATGCGCGTTTTCGATGGGTGGCTACATCGCCTTACGTGCTTTAGAGCGCATGGAAAATAAATTTTCAGCACTTATTTTATGTGACACGGCGGCACATGCTGACAACAATGACACCAAACTAAGACGTTCTGATGCCATTAAACGCATTAACGCAAAAGGGTTAACATCATTTTCGAAACATTTTATTGCTCAGTGTTACAGCGATACCTACAAAAAAGAGCATAAAGAGCTCGTCGATAAGCGCATCACCAAGTCCATGAAATTTAACTCCATTGGTGTGAAAGGGTGCGTCTTTGCGATGCTGACACGCAATGACATGACTGAGTTTCTTCCTTCCATAAAAATTCCAACACTGCTTTTGTGCGGCGAACATGACACGTTAACACCTTCTTCAGGGATGCAAACGATGGCAAAGCAGATAGAGGGTTCAGAGTTTGTACTTATCAAAAATGCAGCGCACATGAGCGTGGTAGAAAACCCAGAAGAGAGCAATGACGCAATCAAGGCATTTTTAGCAAAACTGTAA
- the metH gene encoding methionine synthase yields MATLQELIKEKILVIDGAMGTQIQALEIAPEQWEGKEGCNELLNVTCKDAISKIHRGYLLAGADIIKTNTFGALPWVLEDYGIGKRAYELARAGVEIVKEACAEFATAQKPRFTAAAFGPGTKLPSLGHIGYDAMYEGYKEAARGAIDGGCDLFLIETAQDPLQIKAALHAIMDAQNALHVKLPIMVSVTIELSGTMLIGTDATTIATILEPFDIMSLGFNCGTGPEQVEKHVKTLSSVWGKPISVHANAGLPQNRGGYTFYPMGPREFAELQEKFTEIAGVAILGGCCGTTPQHILELSKRVEGKKPLAPKGEMPRSIASLFETRALKQDPAPFLIGERSNATGSKAFRELLLAEDYDGTLSVAQQQVRSGAHGIDVSVGFAGRDEHKDTQEVMGRYVQKILLPLMPDTTQVPALEVALKLIGGKPIINSVNLEDGIEKFDKVCSLAKRFGAALVCLTIDEVGMAKSKEQKVAIAERIYALATEKHGIHPEDLVFDLLTFTVGSGDAEYHTAAIETIEAIREFHAMHPEVGFVLGVSNISFGLAKHAREYLNSVFLHHCVEAGLSMAIVNVKNTLPMHKISDVDKKICEDLLFNHREEGDPLFKFIDHFAGVVENKDESDAAYLAMDTKEKISTLLIDGDKERMLTLLPTAKEEIAAEVIVNEILIDAMKVVGELFGSGKMQLPFVLQSAEVMKAAVDYLQPYLPKTEKNTTTTLIIGTVKGDVHDVGKNLVDIILSNNGFKVINIGIKADLDKFLEALKEHNADAIGMSGLLVKSTNVMKENLEAMQKMGIKIPVILGGAALTDTFVEEFCRPIYDGPIYYCKDAFEGITAMSRIEVKNYDTSFSRVVLENSVNRATKELKEIPPFHELKMPSRDITIPTPPFWGRRVLKTDVKELAFSWINHKILFAQRWGYSGKGQSKEAKQKQLDEVLWPAFERIKADIERLGLFEPTIIYGYYPARSSENNLYLFDEREGYFSEAQVNREDIEAIKARAIKTFDFPRQNRNPYRSLSDFISPDRHDVLALTCVSAGAKFSAYEKELYDAGNFTEYFFVHGLGVELAEALAEIAHKQIRLDLGIAENEGHSLRDVQMKRYLGCRYSFGYPACPALEDTRIIFDLLKPEEFGIELSETFQIHPEQSTTAIVMHHREALYFNV; encoded by the coding sequence TTGGCAACACTTCAAGAACTTATCAAAGAGAAAATTTTAGTCATCGATGGTGCGATGGGCACGCAAATTCAAGCACTTGAAATTGCCCCTGAACAGTGGGAAGGTAAAGAGGGCTGCAACGAGCTTTTAAATGTTACATGTAAAGATGCCATTTCAAAAATTCACCGCGGCTATTTGCTTGCGGGTGCTGACATCATCAAGACCAATACCTTTGGCGCACTGCCGTGGGTGTTGGAAGATTACGGCATTGGAAAGAGAGCGTATGAACTCGCTCGTGCGGGTGTGGAGATCGTCAAAGAGGCATGTGCGGAGTTTGCCACAGCGCAAAAGCCACGTTTTACAGCCGCTGCTTTTGGCCCTGGAACGAAACTCCCTTCTTTGGGGCATATTGGCTACGATGCAATGTATGAAGGCTACAAAGAGGCAGCGCGTGGGGCGATTGATGGTGGATGTGATCTTTTCCTTATTGAAACAGCGCAAGACCCTCTTCAAATCAAAGCCGCACTTCATGCAATAATGGACGCTCAAAATGCTTTACATGTAAAACTTCCCATCATGGTTTCCGTGACAATAGAGCTGAGCGGTACGATGCTGATTGGAACCGATGCGACCACCATTGCCACGATCTTAGAGCCGTTTGATATTATGAGTCTTGGCTTCAACTGTGGCACAGGCCCTGAGCAGGTTGAAAAGCATGTTAAAACGCTCAGTTCCGTTTGGGGTAAACCCATTAGTGTCCACGCCAATGCAGGACTTCCGCAAAACCGTGGCGGCTACACGTTTTATCCGATGGGACCGCGTGAATTTGCGGAGCTTCAAGAAAAATTCACTGAAATTGCGGGTGTTGCCATACTCGGTGGCTGTTGCGGTACCACGCCTCAGCATATCTTAGAGCTTTCCAAGCGTGTGGAGGGTAAAAAACCGCTTGCTCCCAAAGGAGAAATGCCTCGTAGCATTGCCTCGTTATTTGAAACAAGGGCACTCAAGCAAGACCCAGCGCCGTTTCTCATTGGTGAGCGAAGTAATGCCACAGGCTCTAAAGCGTTTCGTGAGTTACTCCTTGCCGAAGACTACGATGGCACACTGAGCGTTGCGCAACAACAAGTACGCAGTGGCGCGCATGGCATTGACGTGAGTGTCGGTTTTGCAGGACGCGATGAGCACAAAGACACCCAAGAGGTGATGGGACGTTACGTGCAAAAAATCCTTTTGCCACTCATGCCTGACACCACTCAAGTACCAGCGCTTGAAGTCGCCCTTAAACTCATTGGTGGCAAGCCCATCATTAACTCCGTCAACCTCGAAGATGGCATCGAAAAGTTCGACAAAGTCTGCTCTTTAGCCAAACGTTTTGGTGCGGCACTCGTGTGTCTGACCATCGATGAAGTCGGTATGGCAAAGAGCAAAGAGCAAAAGGTGGCGATTGCCGAGCGCATTTATGCCTTAGCGACTGAGAAGCATGGCATTCACCCTGAAGATTTGGTGTTTGATCTTCTCACGTTTACCGTGGGCAGTGGCGATGCTGAGTACCATACGGCGGCGATTGAGACCATTGAGGCGATTCGTGAATTTCATGCGATGCACCCCGAAGTGGGTTTTGTCCTTGGTGTTTCGAACATCTCGTTTGGTTTGGCTAAACACGCCCGTGAGTACCTAAACTCCGTCTTCTTGCACCACTGCGTCGAAGCGGGTCTCAGTATGGCGATTGTCAATGTAAAAAATACCCTTCCGATGCACAAGATCAGTGACGTGGATAAAAAAATCTGTGAAGATTTACTCTTCAACCACCGAGAAGAGGGCGATCCGCTCTTTAAATTCATTGACCATTTTGCAGGCGTTGTGGAAAACAAAGACGAAAGCGACGCGGCGTATCTTGCAATGGATACGAAAGAGAAAATCTCAACCCTGCTCATTGATGGTGATAAAGAGCGTATGCTGACGCTTCTACCCACTGCCAAAGAGGAAATTGCTGCGGAAGTCATTGTCAATGAGATATTAATCGATGCGATGAAAGTGGTCGGCGAGCTGTTTGGTAGCGGAAAGATGCAGTTGCCATTTGTCCTACAATCGGCTGAAGTGATGAAAGCCGCGGTGGATTATCTGCAACCTTATTTGCCAAAAACCGAGAAGAATACCACCACAACGCTCATCATCGGAACCGTGAAAGGCGATGTGCACGATGTGGGTAAAAACCTTGTCGATATCATCCTTAGCAACAACGGTTTTAAAGTCATCAACATTGGTATCAAAGCGGACTTAGACAAATTTTTAGAAGCACTTAAAGAGCACAACGCTGATGCGATTGGTATGAGTGGACTTTTGGTAAAGTCGACCAATGTCATGAAAGAGAACCTTGAAGCGATGCAGAAGATGGGCATTAAAATCCCTGTTATTTTAGGCGGTGCGGCACTGACCGATACCTTCGTGGAAGAGTTTTGTCGTCCGATTTACGATGGGCCAATTTACTACTGCAAAGACGCGTTTGAGGGCATAACTGCAATGTCACGCATCGAGGTAAAAAACTATGACACCTCGTTTAGTCGCGTCGTGCTTGAAAACAGTGTCAATCGTGCCACGAAAGAGCTCAAAGAGATTCCTCCGTTTCATGAGCTTAAAATGCCTAGTCGTGACATTACCATTCCGACACCGCCATTTTGGGGCAGACGTGTGCTGAAAACCGATGTGAAAGAGCTCGCATTTTCGTGGATCAACCACAAAATTCTCTTTGCACAGCGTTGGGGTTACAGTGGCAAAGGGCAGAGCAAAGAAGCGAAGCAAAAACAGCTTGATGAGGTTTTGTGGCCAGCGTTCGAGCGCATTAAAGCCGACATCGAACGACTAGGACTTTTTGAGCCAACCATCATTTACGGTTACTATCCAGCGCGATCAAGCGAAAACAATCTCTACCTTTTTGATGAGAGAGAGGGCTATTTTAGTGAAGCGCAAGTCAATCGTGAAGACATCGAAGCGATCAAAGCGCGTGCCATTAAGACGTTTGATTTCCCGCGTCAAAACAGAAATCCGTACCGTTCTTTAAGCGATTTTATAAGCCCTGATCGTCATGATGTTTTGGCATTGACATGTGTCAGTGCGGGTGCAAAGTTCTCTGCGTATGAAAAAGAGCTTTACGATGCGGGCAATTTTACCGAGTATTTTTTCGTGCATGGACTGGGCGTAGAACTTGCCGAAGCATTAGCGGAAATCGCTCATAAACAGATACGTCTTGATCTTGGCATTGCTGAAAATGAGGGGCATAGTCTGCGCGATGTGCAGATGAAGCGTTACCTTGGATGTCGCTATTCGTTTGGCTACCCAGCATGCCCTGCCTTGGAAGATACACGCATCATTTTTGACCTGCTTAAACCTGAAGAATTTGGCATAGAACTCAGCGAAACATTTCAGATTCACCCTGAGCAAAGTACCACGGCTATCGTGATGCACCACAGGGAGGCCTTATATTTTAATGTCTGA
- a CDS encoding ABC transporter substrate-binding protein — protein sequence MRQFIALATITSLVATLALAKEINVGVIMPMSGPLAGYGQVAYEGVELANSLQPKLKNGDSIKLVLVDTKGDKVESANAATRLITSDKVVGIIGEMISTNTAQIIAIADKKQIPVIAPAATNDKLTENRVFANRVCFSDSFQGTVVANYAAKDLGLKTAVIVTDQAQVYSLGLSKAFTQAFVKNGGKVLKEIRISSGDKDFKAVVSQVKALNADFVFLPLYHTEASMIKRQAKQIDLNKPFISGDGVANQTFIDLGGDAVEGYMFTDAFDHSAPPTGKSKDFIAAYEKKTGKKELNSFTALGADAYNVMVDAMNRCANAEDSVCINTEIRKTSKYEGVSGFISIDDKGNATRSAIIKEIKDGKAVYKSTVNP from the coding sequence ATGCGTCAATTCATAGCACTGGCAACCATTACCAGTTTAGTCGCAACATTGGCACTTGCCAAAGAGATCAATGTAGGTGTTATTATGCCTATGAGTGGTCCTCTCGCTGGGTATGGTCAAGTGGCATATGAGGGTGTTGAACTTGCAAACTCGCTTCAACCAAAACTGAAAAATGGCGATAGCATTAAGCTTGTTTTAGTCGATACTAAAGGTGATAAAGTCGAATCCGCCAATGCGGCAACCAGACTCATTACTTCAGACAAAGTCGTGGGGATAATTGGTGAGATGATTAGCACGAATACCGCTCAAATTATCGCCATTGCCGACAAAAAACAGATTCCCGTCATCGCACCTGCTGCGACCAATGATAAACTCACTGAAAATCGAGTGTTCGCAAACCGTGTCTGCTTTAGTGACTCGTTTCAAGGAACGGTCGTTGCTAATTATGCGGCAAAAGATTTGGGTTTAAAAACAGCTGTGATCGTCACTGATCAAGCGCAAGTCTATTCACTCGGACTTTCGAAAGCCTTTACGCAAGCGTTTGTTAAAAACGGTGGTAAAGTGCTTAAAGAGATTCGTATCAGCTCAGGCGATAAAGATTTTAAAGCGGTGGTTTCACAGGTCAAGGCTCTGAATGCGGACTTTGTGTTCTTGCCACTGTATCACACTGAAGCGTCGATGATTAAACGTCAAGCCAAACAGATTGATCTAAATAAACCGTTTATCTCAGGTGATGGTGTCGCCAATCAAACCTTTATTGATTTAGGGGGTGATGCGGTTGAGGGATATATGTTTACTGATGCGTTCGATCACAGTGCGCCTCCAACTGGGAAATCAAAAGATTTTATCGCTGCGTATGAGAAAAAAACAGGCAAAAAAGAGTTGAACTCCTTTACCGCACTGGGCGCAGATGCTTACAATGTAATGGTTGATGCAATGAACCGTTGTGCTAATGCAGAAGACAGCGTTTGTATCAACACAGAAATTCGTAAAACTTCTAAATATGAGGGTGTTTCTGGCTTTATTTCCATCGATGATAAAGGCAACGCAACCCGTTCAGCCATTATCAAAGAGATCAAAGATGGCAAAGCTGTTTACAAATCTACCGTCAATCCATAA
- a CDS encoding ABC transporter substrate-binding protein: protein MRPLFTVFTITSLIATFAVAKEINVGVVMPMSGSLASYGQTTYEGVELAHFLQPTLKNGDHLNLVLVDNKGDKVESANAATRLITSDKVVGILGAITSTNTAQIISIADKKQIPVIAPVATNDKLTENRAYASRVCFTDSFQGTVVANYAVKDLGLKTAVVLTDQAQVYSLGLSKAFSEAFVKNGGKVLKEIRVSSGDKDFKAVVAQVKSLNPDMIFLPIYHAEASMITRQAKQIGLTKPFLSGDSVANPTFIELAGDSAEGHMFTDFFDYNAPPTQRSKDFIAAYETKTGKKEVNSFVTLGADTYNLLVDAMNRCSNSNDSVCINDQIKKTVNFEGVSGFISIDKNGNATRSAVIKEIKGGKAVYKSTVNP, encoded by the coding sequence ATGCGTCCATTATTCACTGTTTTCACCATTACCTCTCTGATCGCAACATTTGCCGTTGCCAAAGAGATCAATGTGGGTGTTGTGATGCCTATGAGTGGCTCTTTAGCGTCATACGGGCAGACAACCTATGAAGGTGTTGAATTGGCTCATTTCCTGCAACCAACACTCAAAAATGGGGACCATTTAAACTTGGTTTTGGTTGATAATAAAGGCGATAAAGTAGAGTCCGCCAATGCTGCGACAAGGCTTATCACTTCCGATAAAGTTGTAGGTATTTTAGGTGCAATTACGAGCACCAATACAGCTCAGATCATTTCCATAGCGGATAAAAAGCAAATCCCTGTCATTGCACCTGTCGCCACCAATGACAAACTGACGGAAAACAGAGCTTATGCGAGTCGGGTCTGTTTTACAGACTCTTTTCAAGGAACCGTTGTTGCAAACTATGCTGTTAAAGATTTGGGTTTGAAAACCGCTGTCGTTCTTACAGATCAAGCGCAAGTCTATTCACTAGGACTTTCGAAAGCCTTTAGCGAAGCGTTTGTTAAAAATGGCGGTAAAGTGCTCAAAGAAATTCGTGTGAGTTCGGGCGACAAAGATTTTAAGGCAGTTGTTGCACAAGTGAAATCATTGAATCCCGATATGATTTTTTTACCTATTTACCATGCAGAAGCTTCTATGATTACCCGTCAAGCGAAGCAGATTGGACTCACAAAACCCTTTTTGTCAGGAGACAGTGTCGCCAATCCAACGTTTATAGAATTAGCAGGCGATAGTGCCGAAGGACATATGTTTACGGACTTTTTCGATTATAATGCTCCTCCGACACAACGCTCAAAAGATTTTATCGCTGCGTATGAGACAAAAACGGGCAAAAAAGAGGTGAATTCATTTGTAACATTGGGTGCAGATACGTACAATCTTTTAGTTGATGCAATGAACCGTTGTTCTAACTCTAACGATAGCGTATGTATTAACGATCAAATTAAAAAAACTGTTAACTTTGAAGGTGTTTCAGGGTTTATCTCCATCGACAAAAATGGCAATGCAACGCGCTCCGCTGTGATCAAAGAGATCAAAGGCGGCAAAGCTGTTTATAAATCTACGGTCAATCCCTAA